Proteins from one Megalopta genalis isolate 19385.01 chromosome 1, iyMegGena1_principal, whole genome shotgun sequence genomic window:
- the Hydr1 gene encoding abhydrolase domain containing Hydr1, with protein MENMLEPLLDIPTVYYGALLGFGFCVYYLFEVVKTPMLVCANGPFRSFLEERVPLVRNKFWPTLWCFESRAQTIIASILRSRILKPIIYRREILCLSDGGEVALDWEEEGSSTTSPIVIILPGLTGASQAEYIKCLITSAKKVGIRCVIFNNRGLGGVELKTPRTYCAANSDDLSEVIEHVRKLYPNVPLGATGISMGGLILGNYLAQQGSMAKNKLKGCFLISVPWNVFAATKNTEENYFNLMMNKYLAGTLRKNIQRLHYATESGFFDVDIDTLLKSQTVREFDSHFTVKQFGYRDVEEYYSNATIHDKLHLIDVPLLCLSAADDPFQPVQAIPLKEISETKKVAVVVTSRGGHIGFMEGMWPVKEEQYMGKLFSQFFKALFTTDVDHQLL; from the exons ATGGAGAACATGCTCGAGCCACTCCTCGACATCCCGACGGTCTACTACGGGGCGCTGCTGGGCTTCGGATTCTGCGTGTATTATCTTTTCGAAGTCGTCAAA ACGCCGATGCTGGTCTGTGCGAACGGACCGTTTCGATCATTCCTCGAGGAACGCGTGCCTCTGGTTAGGAACAAATTTTGGCCGACCTTGTGGTGCTTCGAGTCGAGAGCACAGACCATTATAGCGAGCATTCTTAGGTCGCGAATTTTGAAGCCTATTATCTATCGCAG AGAAATCCTGTGCTTGTCGGACGGAGGCGAAGTGGCCTTGGACTGGGAGGAGGAAGGATCCTCGACGACCTCGCCGATCGTAATCATCCTACCAGGACTCACGGGTGCCAGTCAAGCGGAATACATAAAGTGCCTAATTACGTCGGCTAAAAAAGTCGGCATAAGATGCGTGATTTTCAATAACAGAGGCCTGGGAGGCGTAGAACTCAAG ACCCCGCGGACGTATTGCGCAGCAAATAGCGACGATTTGTCCGAAGTTATTGAACACGTGAGAAAGCTTTACCCCAATGTGCCCCTTGGAGCGACCGGGATCTCTATGGGAGG GCTCATATTGGGTAACTATTTGGCGCAGCAAGGATCAATGGCGAAAAACAAATTAAAAGGATGTTTCTTAATCTCTGTACCGTGGAACGTTTTCGCGGCGACGAAGAATACGGAagagaattattttaatttgatgATGAACAAGTATTTGGCTGGAACACTGCGTAAAAACATACAACGATTACATTATGCGACAGAAAGCGGGTTCTTCGATGTGGACATAGATACTCTCCTAAAA AGCCAAACCGTGCGAGAGTTTGATTCGCACTTCACGGTGAAACAGTTTGGCTACAGAGACGTGGAGGAGTACTATTCTAATGCAACTATACACGACAAATTGCACTTGATTGATGTGCCGCTATTATGCCTCAGCGCTGCTGACGACCCATTTCAACCGGTTCAAG CAATTCCATTAAAGGAGATATCGGAAACGAAAAAGGTCGCCGTTGTGGTAACATCGCGAGGCGGCCATATTGGTTTTATGGAAGGTATGTGGCCGGTCAAAGAGGAACAATACATGGGGAAACTGTTCTCGCAGTTCTTTAAGGCATTGTTTACCACCGACGTTGACCACCAATTATTATGA
- the LOC117218087 gene encoding prolyl endopeptidase isoform X1, protein MRLVAVSVIANTIRKRCLHKIESSACKNILQFAVRNSVQFIRTSSYSTAKVSSYLTDEQKQNRNMLEKLQYPEATRDETVIDNYHGVEVPDPYRWLEDPDSEKTKAYVEAQNAITRPYLQSCSAYIDIYCRLKRLWDFPRYSCPARHGDKYYFYKNSGLQNQSVLYVQDTLDSEPVEFLDVNTFSHDGTIAISISKFSEDGSKYAFGLSSSGSDWCTINFMNTETGEEYPEILEKVKYSRIAWTHDNQGVFYGCYPKQKGKTDGSEIEGNKNQKLKYHVLGTPQSEDVTVVEFPEEPLWRIGAQVSQCGKWLIVTPVKDCRDNLVYFTELKPGMKFTEQLKLTQVVDKFEADYEYITNDGSKAIFRTNKGAPNYKLIAIDLLDYKEEKWIDLIPEHSHNVLDAACAVHEDKLVVCYIEDVKNVLQLHSLKNGEKLKTFPLDVGKIINFTGDKKYSEIFYHFTSFLVPGIIYKVDLKNDEEPQVLREIKVKNFDKSMYKTSQIFYTSKDGTKIPMFLVMKHDAILDGSMPALLYGYGGFNVSIQPSFNVTKLVFVQHLNGVLAVANIRGGGEYGEKWHNGGRFFNKQNVFDDFQAAAEYLIENRYTTSSKLSILGGSNGGLLVAACANQRPDLFGAAIAQVGVMDMLRYHKFTIGVAWVSDYGSSDDPKHFENLLKYSPLHNVKVPVNVQYPATLLLTADHDDRVVPLHSLKLIATLQHTLGTLPQQTNPLLIRIDTKAGHGGGKPTMKVIEESTDILTFIVKSLNLKFKL, encoded by the exons ATGCGTTTGGTGGCTGTGTCTGTAATTGCAAATACGATAAGGAAACGTTGTTTGCATAAAATCGAAAGTAGTGCCTGCAAGAATATATTACAGTTCGCAGTTCGCAATTCTGTGCAATTTATCCGCACGTCATCCTATTCGACGGCTAAA GTGTCGAGTTATTTAACGGACGAGCAGAAGCAGAATCGAAATATGTTGGAAAAATTACAATATCCCGAAGCGACTCGCGACGAGACCGTAATTGATAATTATCATGGAGTTGAG GTGCCAGATCCGTACAGATGGTTGGAAGATCCAGATTCAGAGAAAACCAAAGCATACGTTGAAGCCCAAAATGCTATTACTAGACCATACTTACAATCATGTAGCGCGTATATAGATATTTATTGTCGATTGAAACGACTGTGGGATTTCCCAAGATACTCGTGCCCAGCTAGACACGGAGACAAATactatttctataaaaattcagGTTTACAAAATCAAAG TGTGCTATATGTACAAGATACGTTAGACAGTGAACCTGTAGAATTTTTAGATGTAAATACATTCTCACACGATGGTACTATTGCCATTTCTATTAGTAAATTTAGCGAGGATGGCAGTAAATATGCATTTGGACTGTCCAGCAGTGGATCTGATTGGTGTACAATTAATTTTATGAATACAGAAACTG GTGAAGAATATCCAGAAATTTTGGAAAAGGTCAAGTATTCCCGGATAGCATGGACTCATGATAACCAGGGGGTATTTTATGGTTGTTATCCAAAACAGAAAGGTAAAACTGATGGTTCAGAGATCGAGGGCAACAAAAATCAGAAGTTGAAGTATCATGTTCTTGGAACGCCTCAGTCGGAAGATGTTACTGTAGTTGAATTCCCCGAAGAACCTCTATGGAGGAT AGGTGCACAAGTTTCCCAATGTGGAAAATGGTTAATTGTTACACCTGTGAAGGATTGTAGGGATAATTTAGTGTACTTCACAGAATTGAAACCAGGAATGAAGTTTACCGAACAATTAAAGTTAACCCAAGTCGTCGATAAATTCGAAGCCGATTACGAA TATATAACGAACGATGGCAGCAAGGCTATATTCCGGACAAACAAAGGTGCACCAAACTATAAGCTGATAGCTATAGACTTGCTGGATTATAAAGAGGAAAAATGGATTGACCTTATACCAGAACATTCGCATAATGTACTGGATGCGGCCTGCGCGGTTCATGAGGATAAATTGGTAGTTTGTTACATCGAAGATGTCAAG AATGTTTTGCAACTGCATAGTTTAAAGAATGGTGAAAAACTGAAAACATTTCCACTGGATGTAggcaaaataattaatttcacagGAGATAAAAAATACTCCGAAATATTCTATCACTTCACATCCTTTTTAGTTCCTGGTATTATATACAAAGTTGATCTCAAAAATGATGAGGAACCACAG GTGTTACGGGAGATTAAAGTGAAGAACTTTGATAAAAGCATGTACAAGACTAGTCAAATATTTTATACTAGCAAAGATGGTACAAAGATTCCAATGTTTCTAGTAATGAAACAT GATGCGATTTTGGATGGTTCTATGCCGGCTTTGTTGTATGGTTACGGAGGTTTTAATGTAAGCATTCAACCATCGTTTAACGTTACAAAGCTAGTTTTTGTACAACACTTAAATGGAGTGCTAGCAGTTGCGAATATACGCGGTGGAGG GGAATATGGAGAAAAATGGCACAACGGTGGAAGATTCTTCAATAAACAGAACGTGTTCGACGACTTTCAAGCTGCTGCcgaatatttaattgaaaatcGGTATACCACATCATCAAAATTAAGTATTTTAGGTGGTAGTAATGGCGGATTGTTGGTGGCCGCGTGTGCGAATCAAAGACCTGATCTTTTTGGTGCTGCAATTGCTCAAGTCGG GGTAATGGATATGCTACGTTATCATAAGTTTACAATCGGTGTCGCTTGGGTTTCCGATTACGGTAGCTCCGACGACCCTAAGCATTTTGAGAACCTTTTGAAGTATTCACCCTTGCATAATGTAAAGGTTCCAGTAAATGTACAATATCCAGCAACATTATTGCTAACTGCGGATCACGACGATCGCGTAGTACCATTGCATAGTCTAAAGCTTATTGCAACACTGCAGCATACGCTTGGAACATTACCGCAGCAAACTAATCCTTTGCTCATTAGAATAGACACCAAGGCAGGACATGGCGGTGGAAAACCAACCATGAAAGTG atCGAGGAAAGTACGGATATTCTAACATTTATTGTCAAGTCGTTGAACTTGAAATTCAAATTGTAA
- the LOC117218087 gene encoding prolyl endopeptidase isoform X3, with the protein MLVFLVFNVIGIGVSAQSVETCSPLCVCDVWYKLQRASCTGRHLYSVNAGTMHNVEALDLSDNVVSTLNGFELENVGLANVKFLNLSKNTISDIDLNAFYGLFNLTILDLSRNHLYSISSDVFVENKNLKILYLSKNNFNSHNRNMLEKLQYPEATRDETVIDNYHGVEVPDPYRWLEDPDSEKTKAYVEAQNAITRPYLQSCSAYIDIYCRLKRLWDFPRYSCPARHGDKYYFYKNSGLQNQSVLYVQDTLDSEPVEFLDVNTFSHDGTIAISISKFSEDGSKYAFGLSSSGSDWCTINFMNTETGEEYPEILEKVKYSRIAWTHDNQGVFYGCYPKQKGKTDGSEIEGNKNQKLKYHVLGTPQSEDVTVVEFPEEPLWRIGAQVSQCGKWLIVTPVKDCRDNLVYFTELKPGMKFTEQLKLTQVVDKFEADYEYITNDGSKAIFRTNKGAPNYKLIAIDLLDYKEEKWIDLIPEHSHNVLDAACAVHEDKLVVCYIEDVKNVLQLHSLKNGEKLKTFPLDVGKIINFTGDKKYSEIFYHFTSFLVPGIIYKVDLKNDEEPQVLREIKVKNFDKSMYKTSQIFYTSKDGTKIPMFLVMKHDAILDGSMPALLYGYGGFNVSIQPSFNVTKLVFVQHLNGVLAVANIRGGGEYGEKWHNGGRFFNKQNVFDDFQAAAEYLIENRYTTSSKLSILGGSNGGLLVAACANQRPDLFGAAIAQVGVMDMLRYHKFTIGVAWVSDYGSSDDPKHFENLLKYSPLHNVKVPVNVQYPATLLLTADHDDRVVPLHSLKLIATLQHTLGTLPQQTNPLLIRIDTKAGHGGGKPTMKVIEESTDILTFIVKSLNLKFKL; encoded by the exons ATGCTGGTTTTTCTCGTTTTCAACGTTATTGGAATCGGTGTTTCGGCACAATCTGTCGAAACTTGTTCGCCGCTATGCGTGTGTGACGTTTGGTACAAGCTGCAGCGAGCTTCTTGCACAGGCCGCCATCTTTACAGCGTAAACGCAGGCACCATGCATAATGTGGAGGCCTTGGACTTGTCAGATAACGTGGTGTCCACTTTGAACGGTTTCGAACTGGAG AATGTAGGTCTGGCGAACGTGAAATTTCTGAATCTGTCGAAAAACACGATCAGCGATATCGATTTAAATGCTTTCTATGGACTGTTCAACTTAACCATACTGGATTTGTCCAGAAATCATCTTTATTCCATTTCGAGCGATGTTTTCGTGGAgaacaaaaatttgaaaattttgtACCTGTCCAAAAACAACTTCAACTCCCAT AATCGAAATATGTTGGAAAAATTACAATATCCCGAAGCGACTCGCGACGAGACCGTAATTGATAATTATCATGGAGTTGAG GTGCCAGATCCGTACAGATGGTTGGAAGATCCAGATTCAGAGAAAACCAAAGCATACGTTGAAGCCCAAAATGCTATTACTAGACCATACTTACAATCATGTAGCGCGTATATAGATATTTATTGTCGATTGAAACGACTGTGGGATTTCCCAAGATACTCGTGCCCAGCTAGACACGGAGACAAATactatttctataaaaattcagGTTTACAAAATCAAAG TGTGCTATATGTACAAGATACGTTAGACAGTGAACCTGTAGAATTTTTAGATGTAAATACATTCTCACACGATGGTACTATTGCCATTTCTATTAGTAAATTTAGCGAGGATGGCAGTAAATATGCATTTGGACTGTCCAGCAGTGGATCTGATTGGTGTACAATTAATTTTATGAATACAGAAACTG GTGAAGAATATCCAGAAATTTTGGAAAAGGTCAAGTATTCCCGGATAGCATGGACTCATGATAACCAGGGGGTATTTTATGGTTGTTATCCAAAACAGAAAGGTAAAACTGATGGTTCAGAGATCGAGGGCAACAAAAATCAGAAGTTGAAGTATCATGTTCTTGGAACGCCTCAGTCGGAAGATGTTACTGTAGTTGAATTCCCCGAAGAACCTCTATGGAGGAT AGGTGCACAAGTTTCCCAATGTGGAAAATGGTTAATTGTTACACCTGTGAAGGATTGTAGGGATAATTTAGTGTACTTCACAGAATTGAAACCAGGAATGAAGTTTACCGAACAATTAAAGTTAACCCAAGTCGTCGATAAATTCGAAGCCGATTACGAA TATATAACGAACGATGGCAGCAAGGCTATATTCCGGACAAACAAAGGTGCACCAAACTATAAGCTGATAGCTATAGACTTGCTGGATTATAAAGAGGAAAAATGGATTGACCTTATACCAGAACATTCGCATAATGTACTGGATGCGGCCTGCGCGGTTCATGAGGATAAATTGGTAGTTTGTTACATCGAAGATGTCAAG AATGTTTTGCAACTGCATAGTTTAAAGAATGGTGAAAAACTGAAAACATTTCCACTGGATGTAggcaaaataattaatttcacagGAGATAAAAAATACTCCGAAATATTCTATCACTTCACATCCTTTTTAGTTCCTGGTATTATATACAAAGTTGATCTCAAAAATGATGAGGAACCACAG GTGTTACGGGAGATTAAAGTGAAGAACTTTGATAAAAGCATGTACAAGACTAGTCAAATATTTTATACTAGCAAAGATGGTACAAAGATTCCAATGTTTCTAGTAATGAAACAT GATGCGATTTTGGATGGTTCTATGCCGGCTTTGTTGTATGGTTACGGAGGTTTTAATGTAAGCATTCAACCATCGTTTAACGTTACAAAGCTAGTTTTTGTACAACACTTAAATGGAGTGCTAGCAGTTGCGAATATACGCGGTGGAGG GGAATATGGAGAAAAATGGCACAACGGTGGAAGATTCTTCAATAAACAGAACGTGTTCGACGACTTTCAAGCTGCTGCcgaatatttaattgaaaatcGGTATACCACATCATCAAAATTAAGTATTTTAGGTGGTAGTAATGGCGGATTGTTGGTGGCCGCGTGTGCGAATCAAAGACCTGATCTTTTTGGTGCTGCAATTGCTCAAGTCGG GGTAATGGATATGCTACGTTATCATAAGTTTACAATCGGTGTCGCTTGGGTTTCCGATTACGGTAGCTCCGACGACCCTAAGCATTTTGAGAACCTTTTGAAGTATTCACCCTTGCATAATGTAAAGGTTCCAGTAAATGTACAATATCCAGCAACATTATTGCTAACTGCGGATCACGACGATCGCGTAGTACCATTGCATAGTCTAAAGCTTATTGCAACACTGCAGCATACGCTTGGAACATTACCGCAGCAAACTAATCCTTTGCTCATTAGAATAGACACCAAGGCAGGACATGGCGGTGGAAAACCAACCATGAAAGTG atCGAGGAAAGTACGGATATTCTAACATTTATTGTCAAGTCGTTGAACTTGAAATTCAAATTGTAA
- the LOC117218087 gene encoding prolyl endopeptidase isoform X2: MLEKLQYPEATRDETVIDNYHGVEVPDPYRWLEDPDSEKTKAYVEAQNAITRPYLQSCSAYIDIYCRLKRLWDFPRYSCPARHGDKYYFYKNSGLQNQSVLYVQDTLDSEPVEFLDVNTFSHDGTIAISISKFSEDGSKYAFGLSSSGSDWCTINFMNTETGEEYPEILEKVKYSRIAWTHDNQGVFYGCYPKQKGKTDGSEIEGNKNQKLKYHVLGTPQSEDVTVVEFPEEPLWRIGAQVSQCGKWLIVTPVKDCRDNLVYFTELKPGMKFTEQLKLTQVVDKFEADYEYITNDGSKAIFRTNKGAPNYKLIAIDLLDYKEEKWIDLIPEHSHNVLDAACAVHEDKLVVCYIEDVKNVLQLHSLKNGEKLKTFPLDVGKIINFTGDKKYSEIFYHFTSFLVPGIIYKVDLKNDEEPQVLREIKVKNFDKSMYKTSQIFYTSKDGTKIPMFLVMKHDAILDGSMPALLYGYGGFNVSIQPSFNVTKLVFVQHLNGVLAVANIRGGGEYGEKWHNGGRFFNKQNVFDDFQAAAEYLIENRYTTSSKLSILGGSNGGLLVAACANQRPDLFGAAIAQVGVMDMLRYHKFTIGVAWVSDYGSSDDPKHFENLLKYSPLHNVKVPVNVQYPATLLLTADHDDRVVPLHSLKLIATLQHTLGTLPQQTNPLLIRIDTKAGHGGGKPTMKVIEESTDILTFIVKSLNLKFKL, translated from the exons ATGTTGGAAAAATTACAATATCCCGAAGCGACTCGCGACGAGACCGTAATTGATAATTATCATGGAGTTGAG GTGCCAGATCCGTACAGATGGTTGGAAGATCCAGATTCAGAGAAAACCAAAGCATACGTTGAAGCCCAAAATGCTATTACTAGACCATACTTACAATCATGTAGCGCGTATATAGATATTTATTGTCGATTGAAACGACTGTGGGATTTCCCAAGATACTCGTGCCCAGCTAGACACGGAGACAAATactatttctataaaaattcagGTTTACAAAATCAAAG TGTGCTATATGTACAAGATACGTTAGACAGTGAACCTGTAGAATTTTTAGATGTAAATACATTCTCACACGATGGTACTATTGCCATTTCTATTAGTAAATTTAGCGAGGATGGCAGTAAATATGCATTTGGACTGTCCAGCAGTGGATCTGATTGGTGTACAATTAATTTTATGAATACAGAAACTG GTGAAGAATATCCAGAAATTTTGGAAAAGGTCAAGTATTCCCGGATAGCATGGACTCATGATAACCAGGGGGTATTTTATGGTTGTTATCCAAAACAGAAAGGTAAAACTGATGGTTCAGAGATCGAGGGCAACAAAAATCAGAAGTTGAAGTATCATGTTCTTGGAACGCCTCAGTCGGAAGATGTTACTGTAGTTGAATTCCCCGAAGAACCTCTATGGAGGAT AGGTGCACAAGTTTCCCAATGTGGAAAATGGTTAATTGTTACACCTGTGAAGGATTGTAGGGATAATTTAGTGTACTTCACAGAATTGAAACCAGGAATGAAGTTTACCGAACAATTAAAGTTAACCCAAGTCGTCGATAAATTCGAAGCCGATTACGAA TATATAACGAACGATGGCAGCAAGGCTATATTCCGGACAAACAAAGGTGCACCAAACTATAAGCTGATAGCTATAGACTTGCTGGATTATAAAGAGGAAAAATGGATTGACCTTATACCAGAACATTCGCATAATGTACTGGATGCGGCCTGCGCGGTTCATGAGGATAAATTGGTAGTTTGTTACATCGAAGATGTCAAG AATGTTTTGCAACTGCATAGTTTAAAGAATGGTGAAAAACTGAAAACATTTCCACTGGATGTAggcaaaataattaatttcacagGAGATAAAAAATACTCCGAAATATTCTATCACTTCACATCCTTTTTAGTTCCTGGTATTATATACAAAGTTGATCTCAAAAATGATGAGGAACCACAG GTGTTACGGGAGATTAAAGTGAAGAACTTTGATAAAAGCATGTACAAGACTAGTCAAATATTTTATACTAGCAAAGATGGTACAAAGATTCCAATGTTTCTAGTAATGAAACAT GATGCGATTTTGGATGGTTCTATGCCGGCTTTGTTGTATGGTTACGGAGGTTTTAATGTAAGCATTCAACCATCGTTTAACGTTACAAAGCTAGTTTTTGTACAACACTTAAATGGAGTGCTAGCAGTTGCGAATATACGCGGTGGAGG GGAATATGGAGAAAAATGGCACAACGGTGGAAGATTCTTCAATAAACAGAACGTGTTCGACGACTTTCAAGCTGCTGCcgaatatttaattgaaaatcGGTATACCACATCATCAAAATTAAGTATTTTAGGTGGTAGTAATGGCGGATTGTTGGTGGCCGCGTGTGCGAATCAAAGACCTGATCTTTTTGGTGCTGCAATTGCTCAAGTCGG GGTAATGGATATGCTACGTTATCATAAGTTTACAATCGGTGTCGCTTGGGTTTCCGATTACGGTAGCTCCGACGACCCTAAGCATTTTGAGAACCTTTTGAAGTATTCACCCTTGCATAATGTAAAGGTTCCAGTAAATGTACAATATCCAGCAACATTATTGCTAACTGCGGATCACGACGATCGCGTAGTACCATTGCATAGTCTAAAGCTTATTGCAACACTGCAGCATACGCTTGGAACATTACCGCAGCAAACTAATCCTTTGCTCATTAGAATAGACACCAAGGCAGGACATGGCGGTGGAAAACCAACCATGAAAGTG atCGAGGAAAGTACGGATATTCTAACATTTATTGTCAAGTCGTTGAACTTGAAATTCAAATTGTAA
- the LOC117218095 gene encoding uncharacterized protein LOC117218095: MFLFKLSAHGGMQKDCRDCLGLRYRINSLNQNWKWLHQTIALHDYLISITASQSDVSRKSIQ, from the coding sequence atgtttcttttcaaattgtcagCACACGGAGGAATGCAAAAGGACTGCCGAGACTGTTTAGGTCTCCGATACCGTATCAACTCCCTGAATCAGAACTGGAAGTGGCTGCATCAGACGATCGCCCTGCACGACTATCTGATCTCGATCACAGCCAGTCAATCCGacgtttcgagaaaatcgatccAATAA
- the Lipt1 gene encoding lipoyltransferase 1 isoform X1 gives MALINKFLVAVRRGSCYCNYRQVSRYSTGPDGKQNGDLDESIKKSVFISQSTDVFTNLALEDWFYRNDDFTNHHMLLLWRNDPCVVIGRHQNPWIEHNAQLAEKRGIALARRNSGGGTVYHDAGNLNLTFFTPRDRYNRKYNLGIITRALYREWGVKADINKREDIVVEGNYKVSFNVSGTAAKLGKSNAYHHCTLLVNVNKSALSLALETNKDGIKTNATASTRSPVKNLIDVNSHICMDKLINAIGWEYLRTKALVLEDGGQDLIQQQKGFQYINPTEDWFPGLDELVSQFRSWEWNYGKSPMFSITRELDLVARDSKVHRFNLTLEIQNGVVEEIKMRLPAGLVSNNFSQDASVISNLRGTRYDHEITESIITAIGCKTVTLSTSQNVDKSNMIATQ, from the exons ATGGCGTTGATCAATAAATTTCTCGTTGCTGTCAGACGCGGATCGTGTTACTGCAACTACCGCCAGGTGTCCAGGTACTCGACGGGCCCCGACGGCAAGCAGAACGGCGACCTCGACGAATCGATTAAGAAGTCagtatttatatcgcaatccaCGGATGTGTTCACCAATTTAGCGTTAGAGGATTGGTTCTATCGGAACGACGATTTCACGAATCATCACATGCTGTTGCTCTGGCGCAACGATCCCTGCGTGGTGATCGGACGTCATCAGAACCCATGGATCGAGCATAACGCTCAACTGGCCGAGAAACGTGGCATCGCGCTTGCGCGACGTAACAGCGGCGGCGGCACCGTCTATCACGACGCGGGCAACCTGAATCTGACCTTTTTCACGCCGCGGGACAGATACAACCGAAAATACAATCTGGGCATCATAACCAGAGCGCTGTACCGTGAGTGGGGAGTGAAAGCTGACATTAATAAACGCGAGGACATCGTCGTTGAAGGCAATTACAAAGTATCCTTTAAT GTGTCCGGTACCGCAGCGAAATTAGGAAAATCGAACGCGTATCATCACTGCACGCTGCTGGTCAATGTAAACAAATCAGCGTTGAGCTTGGCGCTCGAAACGAATAAG GATGGTATAAAAACAAACGCCACTGCATCTACCCGGTCTCCGGTAAAAAATTTAATAGACGTGAATTCGCACATATGCATGGACAAGCTTATCAATGCAATTGGCTGGGAATATCTTCGCACGAAAGCGCTGGTCTTAGAAGATGGTGGACAAGACTTGATTCAACAGCAGAAAGGGTTTCAGTACATCAATCCGACCGAGGATTGGTTCCCAG GTCTCGACGAGCTGGTAAGCCAGTTCCGCTCGTGGGAATGGAACTACGGAAAATCGCCTATGTTCTCGATAACTCGCGAATTGGACCTCGTCGCGCGTGATAGCAAAGTCCATCGTTTTAATCTAACGCTAGAAATACAAAATGGAGTTGTCGAGGAAATAAAAATGAGACTGCCGGCTGGCCTGGTGTCGAACAATTTCAGTCAGGACGCGAGCGTGATAAGTAATCTACGGGGTACGAGATACGACCACGAAATAACGGAGAGCATAATAACTGCCATCGGCTGCAAGACTGTTACATTAAGTACGAGCCAGAACGTAGATAAGAGTAATATGATTGCTACGCAATGA
- the Lipt1 gene encoding lipoyltransferase 1 isoform X2, protein MALINKFLVAVRRGSCYCNYRQVSRYSTGPDGKQNGDLDESIKKSVFISQSTDVFTNLALEDWFYRNDDFTNHHMLLLWRNDPCVVIGRHQNPWIEHNAQLAEKRGIALARRNSGGGTVYHDAGNLNLTFFTPRDRYNRKYNLGIITRALYREWGVKADINKREDIVVEGNYKVSGTAAKLGKSNAYHHCTLLVNVNKSALSLALETNKDGIKTNATASTRSPVKNLIDVNSHICMDKLINAIGWEYLRTKALVLEDGGQDLIQQQKGFQYINPTEDWFPGLDELVSQFRSWEWNYGKSPMFSITRELDLVARDSKVHRFNLTLEIQNGVVEEIKMRLPAGLVSNNFSQDASVISNLRGTRYDHEITESIITAIGCKTVTLSTSQNVDKSNMIATQ, encoded by the exons ATGGCGTTGATCAATAAATTTCTCGTTGCTGTCAGACGCGGATCGTGTTACTGCAACTACCGCCAGGTGTCCAGGTACTCGACGGGCCCCGACGGCAAGCAGAACGGCGACCTCGACGAATCGATTAAGAAGTCagtatttatatcgcaatccaCGGATGTGTTCACCAATTTAGCGTTAGAGGATTGGTTCTATCGGAACGACGATTTCACGAATCATCACATGCTGTTGCTCTGGCGCAACGATCCCTGCGTGGTGATCGGACGTCATCAGAACCCATGGATCGAGCATAACGCTCAACTGGCCGAGAAACGTGGCATCGCGCTTGCGCGACGTAACAGCGGCGGCGGCACCGTCTATCACGACGCGGGCAACCTGAATCTGACCTTTTTCACGCCGCGGGACAGATACAACCGAAAATACAATCTGGGCATCATAACCAGAGCGCTGTACCGTGAGTGGGGAGTGAAAGCTGACATTAATAAACGCGAGGACATCGTCGTTGAAGGCAATTACAAA GTGTCCGGTACCGCAGCGAAATTAGGAAAATCGAACGCGTATCATCACTGCACGCTGCTGGTCAATGTAAACAAATCAGCGTTGAGCTTGGCGCTCGAAACGAATAAG GATGGTATAAAAACAAACGCCACTGCATCTACCCGGTCTCCGGTAAAAAATTTAATAGACGTGAATTCGCACATATGCATGGACAAGCTTATCAATGCAATTGGCTGGGAATATCTTCGCACGAAAGCGCTGGTCTTAGAAGATGGTGGACAAGACTTGATTCAACAGCAGAAAGGGTTTCAGTACATCAATCCGACCGAGGATTGGTTCCCAG GTCTCGACGAGCTGGTAAGCCAGTTCCGCTCGTGGGAATGGAACTACGGAAAATCGCCTATGTTCTCGATAACTCGCGAATTGGACCTCGTCGCGCGTGATAGCAAAGTCCATCGTTTTAATCTAACGCTAGAAATACAAAATGGAGTTGTCGAGGAAATAAAAATGAGACTGCCGGCTGGCCTGGTGTCGAACAATTTCAGTCAGGACGCGAGCGTGATAAGTAATCTACGGGGTACGAGATACGACCACGAAATAACGGAGAGCATAATAACTGCCATCGGCTGCAAGACTGTTACATTAAGTACGAGCCAGAACGTAGATAAGAGTAATATGATTGCTACGCAATGA